Within Paroedura picta isolate Pp20150507F chromosome 13, Ppicta_v3.0, whole genome shotgun sequence, the genomic segment taatgcctAGTGATAACATGGGGCAGTGACATAGACAAGTTACTGCATGTCAGCTGGGCTTCCCTCTTTTTGGGGATAAATTTCCCATCAGCCACCTGATTGGTGGTGGGTCAGTGGAACCTAGCAGAGAGGGACCTCTGCTTCCACCAGctggggtctggcaaccctagccaaacTAGATGATGCATCAAATGTACATAGGGTTGGGGACCTGACTAAGACCATCTCTTGCTCCAACCTACTCTCAAGCAATTAAGCAGTAGGAGAAAATGGGGGAGTGGATGCTGCTGCAGACACAACATGGCCTCATCACTTCCGGCTGCCTCAGCTGCaacactccaggaatttccccaatctcTGTGGTGATACAGAAGTAATGAAACCACATCAGCAATGCTCCCTCTTTCCATGCTCTGCTCCCCCAAGTCTTCTAGATGTTGTCCATATAGGACTGGGTCAGCCCTAGTCCTGGCTTAGAATTCTACTGACTTCTTGGGGAAGCAACATTCCCAGGCATTCTAGGGCATGAATTGGCTTGGGAACATGGACAAAACAGCTGTGGGGGCATGGGTGGTGTGGCATTTTATCTTGCTGAGGGCCCACATTAGCTCTGCAAAATGGCACAGGAAGGAAGCCTGAAGCCCTCACCAGCTCAGTCTGACTGTGGTTCTCAAGCTCTTGGAAACAGTAGTTCCTTGAAGTCACATGGCTGCACCTGGGGCCGCCCAAGACCTGACATCTGTCTTCCATACGATCAGTGGTGTGTTTCTCATTGGAAGCCCTCCTGGGAAAGTGGACTTATCATCAGGACATTGATGTGACGGGTAccctccaggggaaatctggttcTTCCTTGCTCCTTCTGAGGTTAAAGAAACCTCCAGTTTTTTCACCATGCCATGGAGACCTATTTAACCAAAGAGGCCTCAGAAGGTTAATAGGCTGGAATTATGCAGGAAGAAGGACCCCTCCGGAACTCCTGACATCTTTACAGCCTGGCCTGACAGAGGAACAGAAGAGCGAACCCATCCTCATTCCCTCACTAAAGAATAATCttcttttcccaacccagagtcagCAAAAAGACGGGAAATCCTGGCCCAGCCTTTTGTACAGCCGTTCAATGAAAGAAGGAAATACTAGTTTGCCTTGCAGCCTGCATTCTGGCTTGGCCCCATTAGGAAATCCTTAGCCAAATGTTGTGTCATCATGCAATTAAGCTCACCCTGTGCTTCCACAGAGCCCAGGCAAGGCTAAATTTATGAATGTATTAAACATGACATATCATTATTCAGATCATATTCAACAGTGTCAGAACTCATCTCCACTCCTGGCTGAATATGTTCTCTAAGAATAGGACCCAATGCACCAGCTGTCCCTGTCAGCATCTTTTCTGTATCCCGCATCTCTTCCAGTGACAGCCCCTTAATGTGACATTCACTCCTGAAGTATGTtctctttaaaacatttatttgcaaTTTACCTCATGAGTAAATATTAATGGGGAGAAGCTTTGAGCAAACAGTAGCTGCTTGGAAGGCTGAAAGCCTGTGGCAGCTTCCGGGTTACACCAGCTCAGAATCTGACCCTGCAAGGCGATCTTCCCTGATTCATTCTTAGCTTCACATTTCCCAATCCTGGTAAGGACTTGTATCCCGTTCATTTGCCCCTGCAGTAAAGGGAGAAACACAGAGGCATCTCTTAcacacctctttgccttcactgGATCTGCAGAGAATGTCAGCAGGCAGCAGTTCTTGCTTGGCAAACTTGCTAGAATCCCATTGTTCTGGTTGGAGCAGATGATTTGGAAGATACCTGGGGACAGCCAGCTGAGTATTTACACACAGTAATTTTAAAGGTACTGCAGACATCTGCATGCGTTACTACAAAAAGCTTCAacaataacagtaaaaaaaatagtgatggtaaaaggaggggaggaagctaGAAATGGTTCCATTAGTCAGGCGTAGGGTCTGTTTACAAGGTGCCAGGCCCAATGATTGCTTCTGGTTTGAAAATGGGCAGTGAGATAAAGAGATGGACAAGACACTTTCCCTTTTCTGAAAATCTTTATTTGAGGAAACTAGAGATAGAGATAGGCAATCCAGTACACAATATTGAAGAGCAGGAAGGCAGTGGGAAAGAAAACCCGGGAATAGGAGTCCAGGCGGGAAATGTGGATGCGGATGCGGCCCTCCCGCCACATCCCTGTTTGACAGTCCTCAATGCAGCAAAAGAACCTCTGACATTCCTTCCCTTCTGTACAAGGGGAGCCCAGCTCTTCACTCTCATCGTCTTCCACTTCTGGCGGCCAGTGTAAGATACTGTTGATGTTGATGGTGGTGTAGGAGGGCACCATGTGGGcatgactggctggctggagcaggacaAAAGATAGGTGAGAGAAGCAGTGAAACAGCAGAGAGCTCAGCCTCTATCCTCCAAGCCACCCAGCCTTGGTCGACTGGCACTCAGGCATCTCTTTGGCAGGCATAGTTTaaggcagggttggccaaactgtgggtctccagaggtccatagactacattTCCCGTGAGCCCTTGCCATGGGAAAGAGTCTCATCCTGCATATCTCAATAACACAGTTCACTGGGAACCCAGACAAACCTAATGGCTGTTCTGCAAGTTTGACTGAGCTCTTGGGGCCCAAAATGCAACCCTGCAGAAGCCCATGTCTGGACAGAAAAAAGCAAAGGGGAGAACCAGGGGCAGGCCTCTCCATTTCTAGAAATTCCAATGCAAAGCCTTGTTctaaaatggggggaaggggttgaATGGGAGTCAATAGAATATACATGTGGAAATATCTAGGAGGTACAAAATGGATAAAGGCCTTTCAAACCCTCACCTGTTGATAAGCACAACCTACTGTCACAAAGTTCTGGGTCTTATTGTCACTCTATTCCTTCCGAAGtcatcatggagatcccatgtGTTGCTCAAAATGGACGATGTAGAATCCATTGCCTCTGTTCTGCTtgacagcatctccagttactCCTAAACAATTCTTACTCACCAGCCTGGGTTTCTTATTGTTGTGCTCTGCCGGTTTCTTGTTTCCCACCAAGTAGTTGAGTGTGGCATACTCAATGAGGGCAGCAAAGACAAAGATGAAGCACACGGAGACAAACAGATCCATGGCTGTGATGTATGAGACCCTGGGGAGATGCTTGCGAGAGATGGTACTCAGGGTGGTCATGGTGAGCACTGTAGTGATACCTGGGGGAGGAACCACATACATTAGTTGACGTTCAAAGGACCGTCAATGGAGAATCTGCTTGAGGACTGCAGAGTCAGCCTGTCCTATAGAGAGTTGGACTGCCCCTGTTGTTGAGCCCTGATTTTGGATTGGAGGCTCGCTTGTCTGCCACGGCATGGAGCCCTTGGCCGATAAGCTCACTTTTGCCCTTCCTCAAAATGTGTGATCTGGCCACAACGGTCCTTGCTCTGATTACATTCAGGTTAAAATATATCAATGCCCTTTAGATATGGTTGCCTTTGAAAAATGTCCAGAAGTgtccaaaatgcagcatccaGGCAGTGCTTGTGATCACCCTGCTTCCAGGCACGTCAAAATGGGAGATCTTTAAGGCTTGGAACCACAGTGCTTATAgctctgcctcctcccctcctttcctgccccccaaCATCTTTACAAACTCTGTTCTCTGGGCCTTTCCCTAGGGAGGGTGGTGACTAGAGCCAGGACTTTTCCAATAGTGAAACCTCACAGAATGCCATCTGCCCCTTGAAGCCTTCCTGCCAAGTACATTGCTTTCTTTTAGGTGctaggccaaaacatttctttttacccCAACTTTTAATTAAatggttgatttaaaaaaaacatcacatAATTTTATAGTGTGTTCTTAGCCCAAGAAACATTTAACATTCATTTCAGGCTATTCAgtgttttatgaggttttatacTATGGCTGAGTATTTAAATGGTGggttttaattaataattttaatgatgttttatatttttattatgttctGTTTTGTAATTGCCTTGGACAGGTTCCCTGGAGAAGGATTCAGATATTTGCCAAATGAAGAAACAGATGTAGACAAATGCCTTCCTTACCCAGAGATGTTCTGGCAGGCGTGGAGTCCCTCTTGATCCAGAAGGAGACCCAGGACAAAACAACGGTCAGGATGCAGGGGATGTACGTCTGGATAGCAAAATAGCCCATTCGTCTGCTCAGATCAAAAGACACCGTCATGACCATGTATTCTCCTAGGGGGAAAGCACAGAAAAAGTAGGTGGCTCAGAAAAGACCATATAATGAATCCAGCCACAACAGCTTCTTCTGAAATTTGATGTCCATCTGGACTGTTACATAGGTTGCAGACTCAGTAATTCAAATATGCCAGGTGTAGATGGGTTACaacaagaaaaaaggaaggttcacaatagaaaaacaaggaacctatccaaggcaatattcttgttctaacaatatatatattcaattttaatacaattttaacggtttctagataatttccatttccaatatcttcttcagtggttgagttctccaatataagattgttgcAACAATAGTGAAAGATTAGTGTGGgaaaatcctacagtatttccttatataTGTGTTTTAATAACTTCAATAGGCCATCGGTTCAAAGGTATTGCGTAATGTTAGTCAAAGACTTTCCACACTAATCTTTCACtgttgttacaacaatcttatattggaggactcaaccactgaagaagatattgaaaatggaaattattgtAACAACAgttaatctggtcaccttagataaggggggaagggagaactgGCTGGTGCATACTGCCAGTGGGAACGATTGAAATCTTAGATGAGTAAAGGCCATTCTCAGGGTTAGGGATGGCAGGCTCTCCAAATATAGGGATCGATGAGTTCTCTTGAAATATTTAAACACAGGGGCAGGCCTCTACATACTCCAGAACTCTTTGAGATGGCACCAGCAGGCTCCAGGTCTTCCTACTCCATGGCCCTGGTCTCCTACTACCTTCTGCCATCCACATGGAAAAGCCCTTCTCAGAGCCTGATACTATCTGCCTCATTTGGAATGATGCCTTACCAGCACCTGTCCTGAGAACTTCAGATGTGTTCCTCAGACCTGTGAAGTCAAACTGATACAGCCTCCAGGTGCGCTGGTCAGAGACTTCAATGGAATACCTTCTCCAGCGGTATATTATTTCATCTCGTGGATAGCCATCTAGAAGGAATCAGACACAAGGAAAGCTTAATGCCACAGACCTTTCCTTTTTATACCACAGGTCCCCCAATATTTTTTGAGACTGAGGGAACATTTGGAGTTCCATGGTAAGCACAGCCACAAAATAactgtctcaaaatggctgctgcaggaggcagagccagccaggaAAGGGCAGCCACAATATACCACCAAGCACACAGCAAAGagtcttgtgctgtggtggcagctaagCTAAGGCCaaaggaatgtttttaaaaatctgcacaccaGTCAtaagtcttgctgggcaaaagtcccacctGATCCCATCCCCTTTtgaaaacacttggtggacaCCAGGAAAAGTGTTGGCAGACACCATAGATGGAGACCCCTTTCCTGTACCCTCTTATCACTCTGTCCTCATCACAAGGGAGCCTGATGCAAGAGGCTTTTTCCAGTTTTGCCTGGGAGAAACATTCTTTGTGCCAGTACACAGAAGAACCCCTATGCTTTATAGAAGCAACAGGAGTGCAACTGATGTGAAACCGTTCTGATGACATGTGAAAGGATCCTGCCCACGAACCCTCCGTGAACCCTTCTGCTACTGATTCGTTTGGAGTTTCAAATTCTCAGGGCAACATTTAAGGGGGCTGAAGGTCTCCAGTAAGCTCTTTGTCATGagtagagagaagaagagttggttcttaaatgccgcttttccctaccagaagaaatctgaaagtggcttacaattgcctccctttcccctcaccaccacagacaccctgtgagggaggtgtggctgagacagccctgatattattgcctggtcagagcagctttatcagtgctatggcaagtccaaggttacccagctggctgcatgtgggtgaccagggaatcaaacctggcttgccagattagaattctgagTTGTCACTCCCCCAccaaggtggaggtggggggactccctggccagctccatggctccgcagagctgacaggggtgtgcggtgtccctgcGTGTGGTGTCCCTATCAATTATGGTAGCAGCGTAATGCACagtggggctgccctgctgctgccagcctggatttcctgccccgtgcataatcggccaCGAAGATGCATCGAACAATGAAGGGGGCAAATGTTGAAGTCCCCATTCCATCCCTGCTTATCACTGAGAAGTGGCACTTGTCATTATGCTTCATTGCAACAATCACCCCCAGACTggtctgcccttgaagctgatctggaAGCTCCAACTGATCTAGAATGCAGCAGCTTGAGTTTTCACTGGGACTTAGTGGAGAGCACATATTGTACCAGCGCTCTCCCAGGTCCAGATTGGAAACTTAATCAAATTCAAGATTCTGATCTTAACATTTAAAGTCCTTAATGGACTGGGACCCCTGTgtctatgggactgcctcttctgCTATTCCCTCCAAAGAGCACTTAGACTAAAAGACCAGaattggtggaatgctcttcttAGGGGGTTGCaagagagctgttctgccagggatTTAACACAGAagactgctggcctccctgccaaagaATCCCCCACTTATAAAATATTGATCTGCTGTTACGACCTTATCATTTCCAGCATATTGATCTGCTGTTACAACCTTATCTTCTCCAGCTGCCACAACATTTTAAGagctatttttaatatatatttatataataagtagcaagaaagcccattgcaaccaagaatacaatgggcgctaggacccaggggacaccggcaggcacagatttctctcagcaggagccatagggggTAACAGGGCTCTTTcccagcagggaatcaaggctcgcttgcagtttggggtggctgtcactgtctctgtctctgtctcccttgcagcaggagccatagcaggtaatcagaggtcgtttgtggtttggcagggctctttgtgtgtgtctctctctcaggcatctgagagcaaagtgtctAGCATCCAggagaggagggtgggagctataggggcagggccaatcagggtgcggctgcaccctgattagccctattcccaCTCGAACACCCCAGACtcgttccaccctccaggctgtttcacaaatattaagaggaacaatgtaTAAGGATATAATATATTTAGCAAtctgtataccacccctctcagatgtactgtctcagggcggtttacacagtagAAACACAATACAATCAATAACATTCACATATATAAAATCaaattaagaatttttaaaaccaCAAATAAATCACTGTTTGCATCAGCTACAAATACTGAGATCAATCAAAGTTTGTAGCCAGCGAGATGTTGGGCACTaggagaaagggagggcagagaggcctggaGGGTGGCCCAGGATTTTGCTGTAGCTGTTATCTTGCTGTTTATAAATTGTGATTCTAAACtgtatgttttaatatgttttgACCCACTCAAACAGGTCAAATAGGAAAGGCAAgctatacaaataaaaataaagattatgaTCATTTAGCCCAGGTTCTGCACCCAACACCACTGTGGAAATTGTTTCAGTAACTGTTCAGGTTACTGAATGGCTCTTGCACATGATAATTATGGCCTGGCTAAGttgcccagtgtgtgtgtgtgtgtccctaaATGATCTAGGCCTCTTACTTTATCCCCTTGGTCtttaggaggaagaagaggaggaggaggcagaagtgGTTGTTTACCAGGAAGTTGAAGAAGATGAAATGTTATCCAGGCCCACGAGCATCATGTGAGAGAACTCATTTGACTGCAAGGGATTCCCTCCCTTGTGACTTTCAGCTTGGATTCAGATCCCTCCCTTTGTTTGACCACAGGCAGCTGGAGCCAAGAGTGCATCACCGTGTTGGGGCTTCTTTTCATGTCTCATTAGAAtcctctccagcctgcagcctttttgGAAAAGCCCCAAGAACAAAATTGGTGGCTGTTGCCAACCATAGATGCTCAACTATCAATCCGCAGGACTCCaggggagggagatgggggggggcgcGACGATTGTTGTTATCTCCCATGTGTGAAATGTATAATATATTGTCGAGCTGTTAAATTTGTCTGAATGATTTACAGAGCCATTAATCAtttgcttttttgtttcattAAACTGTGGGTTGGGGGAAAACAACACCCTTCCCCCTGTATTTAGGATTACAGCTGCTACCAATTTTTTTTGGCCCGTCTGGCTCAGGAGGAGGTGCTCAGTCTGCCTGGCAATGGCTCCCCAGTGTCTCAGGCAGCGTCTTTCCCTGTCCCCACTTTCTATGATTGTTTAACTGGACATGTTGAGATCGAACCTGGGGCTGTCCGCAGGCCGTATTGCTCAGCCTCTCTGAGCCACGCGAAACGCTACTTGGATAATTTGATCCTAACAAgcgaaggggagaggggagatctGGATTGGGGCCATGTGCTGGGGGAATGGGGTTTATCTCCCCACCACTATTTCCACCACTGAAATGGATTCTCGGCTATGTTAAGCTCCAGCGGGGAAAACAACGGGCATCCAGAGTGTGACTTTTTCTCTTCTAAGGCAAACCAGGGATGGAGGAAGAGAAACTGTAACTGGGGGAAATATGCAGTGTTTCATTCTTCCCCCCATACAGgttcttctaaatcaggggtagtcaaactgcggccctccagatgtccatggactacaattcccagaagcccctgccagcattcgctggcaggggcttctgggaattgtggtccatggacatctggagggccgcagtttgactacccctgttctaaataatACTGATTGCTTGCTCGAAATGTGTCTGATATATTGCTTGTTAGCATGCTCATAAATGCCCCCCATGCTTTCTAAACTTTCAAAGACCACTAGGCTTATGCTACAGGAAGCCCACAGCGATTTAAGGGATAAGTCCAGATCAAATTGGCAATTTCTACCTGTTTCCCCTGCTGCTGCAAACCTCCCTCATGTAATTCCCTGCCACCCAGAAGAAGGGTCTTGTGGAGGTCAGGAGGCTgcggcagaaggggggggggcagagagggaagtTTTGTTCTGCTGATGGAAAACTGAGTCTGGATTGAACCCGAACAGTGGAAGCCAGAAAGTCTTGGAATTCAGGAGCACATGATGCAGGCTCTTAGCACTGGGCACACAGGCTCTTAGAACTGCCTTGCAACTTCAGGATGTGAGTTTATGGGGGTGAGCTATCCAAGGTTTGGCGAAGGACAAGCTCAATTTTCATCAGGAAGGAGAACTGCCAGCTTGTAAAACCCAGATTGAGTGttgttctctctcctgctgcaaatATTTAAAGCCTGAACGTGGCCAGGGGTGTCAGCTGAAGGATAAGTGCCTAAGTGCTTTTGGCCCATAGCTCTTACCCAGGCTTGCatttagggtggccaacctccaggcggggcctggaaatCATCTGGAAATACAAGTGATCTTCAgaaagcagagatcagttcccttgggaaaaatggctgttttgaagggtggcattatacaccactgaggaccctccccaagcctcctcctcctccaaattgtacccctcaaatctcctgaaatttccaatcctggagttggcaaactgACTTGCAGGCCATGGCCTTAGCCTCGCTGGATAACCTGATGGCCATCAGCCCAGGCTGTTCTGTGTACTTTTAaccttttaaaatagtgttttatTTAAATTGGATTAAATTGTATTGTgctgtttgtgagccattttggaaGCTAACTTGGGAAGGGTGTGATAAAAATACACTATGCTATTGAATAAGTCTGTTTTCCTGCCCTTTAAAAAGCAATCCGTGAGAGTCTTGGCACAAGAGCTTTGCTAGACCTGCCTGGGCTCTTCACAAGGAAAGAAACTCGGTGGCCAGCAATGCATAGAAACAGGACTCTTGTTCAAGACCACAGCCCTTCCCAAAGTGACAGAAAGCAGAAACCAGCCTTCAAGCCAGATAGAAGTCCCTTGCAGAGCATAGATCAGCCCATGGCCATTCACGAGGGCTATGAGACAGGCTATGCGGTAGATTCCTTGGAGTGCTGCTGTTTTGGTCTGTCCACGTGGCACCCTCCTGCCCCCACTTCTCCCTGTGTTtgcaggggagaaaggaggaggaagaggcagatgCCTGCCTGAAGCAGGAATGGGAGTCTCGCAAGCTGCCAGTGTGGGTTTCATCTGGCATCCTGACTGTATTTGTAAAACAAAATGTCAAAACTATTTTGAAGCAGTGATCTTGATGCCTATATGATAGATCCTCGAGGGAAAGGAGAGACCTCACAGCATCGCTAAGCTATGTTTATAATTAATTGCCAAGCATGCGTAGCATGTACTGCTAATTAGCCGGGCTACAGAGATGGGCTTGGGATGGGAAGTCCTCGGGAGCCATGTGGGCATCAGGCAGCGGAAAGGGATTGTGCTGATCATAGACCAGAATTAGCGGGAGCGGCAGAAAGTGGGAAGACAAGCTCCAGGACTGCTTGCTGGCGGGGTCCAGCAAACACCAGCAAGTGACTTGCGTGCCAGTTGGAAAAAATGCCGGCAAGCAACGTGGGGGCAAGGCAGAGCCGGTTTCATTATAATGGGCAGAACTGACATCCTTTTCTGGCTGCTCTCCAACTCCAGAGCTTCTAGGTGGCCTCTGAGGTTGCTAGCAGGGAGACAGCAGCAGGGGTCCCTCTCTTGGAGATGACTATGTGGCACCTGGAACTGCAAGTGGTTTCTGCACAGAGGGAGCTGGGCAAGGGGAATAGCAAGCAGTGGGCAGAGAGGGAGTGGAGGAGACTTCTCAGCCCTCTTCCAAAGCTGGATGCGCCTGAGCGGCAGTGAACCCTGAAGATTCTGATCGAAGAGccttagatcccccccccccccgcacaaacctccctcccttcacCCTGGTTCCCTACAAATCCACCCTTTGCACTCCAGGCCATCCCTGAAAAAGAACAGGCCCGGATTCTCTTATCACTCCCTTCCTTCCGTCTTCGCCACTCTCCTCCTTGCCCCTGTCATGGCATCTGCATGATTGGTACTCACAACTGGAGAAAACAAGAGGACAGGAGTGCGTGTCCATGGGGAAATTCTGCAGCTGAAGCAGACATTCAGCTTCAATTGTTAACCTAGAGgaggagagacgggaggctggacgtTAGCAATGCCACAATTGCAGCCGAGCAACTCACCTGGGCCATGCTGCAGTAGCTCAGTCCCATCCTTCCGCACCGTTTTCTGTCCTTAACAGGAGGCCCTCCACAGGCTAAACTAAGAGCAGGGAAACACCAGAGGCCACTAAAGTCCTCCCCCAGAACTGACCAAgttcctctctttctttcatttcaaGCCTGGAAAACCTCTCTTCTGTGTCCAGACACTAGCCCAGATTGCTTTCTGATATGGTTTGACACtacctctctccctttcccattaatCAGGAGCATCAAGCAACTGGTTTCTGCATGGGGTGGGTAGGACCAATCAGCATACCACTAGGGCCATCTTCCTTAAGTTTGGAGGGGAACAGAACCCCACCTTCCGTCACCTCCTGAGCCTgcctgccccgccccccccccccgcaagagtGGCAGCCACCTGAGCGTGTAGAGGACTTTCCCGTCATTCCAGATGCGGAGGAGTTGATTAGGGGTGGTGATCCAGTGGGAGTCAGCCCTCTTGGAGTTCCTGAAAAAGGTGTCTGGGATCCAAATCCTGCTCACCATGTTGGTGTTGAGGGTAAGAGCTTTGAGAGTGCTGTTGAAACGAAGGCGCCGGTCATACCATGTTTGGGCGAAGAAAATGTCGATGGTGTATTCCTGGGAAGGATGCAAGAGAGCAGCTATTCAGGGGGGGTCCTGGCACTGATCTCAATTCAGCACGTGACGCGGAGGTTTGGAATGAGGCATTAGAACGAGGAAGCTGGTGATCCTCACATATATATTTCCTTTTCAGTCCAGATGCTGCCTCCAGGAAACGATGGAACAAGAAGGGGCAGGAAAGAGGGAATTCAAGCACCCAATTTAATGCATCCATACCCGGATCCACTCTGAGTTGGAGCCAGATCCCATATAGGAGTTGGGCCAATCAGCCATGCATAGAGAAATATTCTAGTgcctgttgatttttttaaaatgtggcctAGGGGAGGAGGTGCTGGGGGACGGCAGCATGGAGACTTCAGAGAAACCTGCAGTGTGGAAACCTCATTGCTGCTGTTTTATCAGCAGCTGTATCAGCAATGGAGAAACTGCATAAGCCTTCTGAGGGATAAGAAGTCCGGGGCCCTAGATGCTGCTATGGCAGGGACACTGGGAACTATGGGAACCGAGGACGTGTGCCCCAGTCACCATACCTGTATTATGCTACTGCCCCAGTGCCACCTTCCCAAGAGAGGGAGGCCATCAGCTTCGTGCAGAGCAGCTAGTGATGGGGAAGGTAGTTCCTTGCCTGCCTGGCTCCATGTGCATCCAGGTCACAGCAAGGGGGTGGAGGTTGTGTGtattcacatgggggggggggaggaaacttaGCCATGAGCTGCCCAGGGCACCCAAACCCCTTGAATCACCCCTGAAATTCATACatcataaaaatatatatgcaGAAACATCAACACAACCAACAGTGGCACCCAATGGAAAGACAAAAATACATGTTTGTACATCCTTACAGT encodes:
- the LOC143822709 gene encoding gamma-aminobutyric acid receptor subunit gamma-4 isoform X1; the protein is MPTARPVWGSPSDALRTMSGKVLLMYLTICPALRIRAESTEEYDYDYLSTNKTWVLTPRAQETDATHILNSLLQNYDNKLRPDIGIKPTFIDVDIYVNSIGPVSVIHMEYTIDIFFAQTWYDRRLRFNSTLKALTLNTNMVSRIWIPDTFFRNSKRADSHWITTPNQLLRIWNDGKVLYTLRLTIEAECLLQLQNFPMDTHSCPLVFSSYGYPRDEIIYRWRRYSIEVSDQRTWRLYQFDFTGLRNTSEVLRTGAGEYMVMTVSFDLSRRMGYFAIQTYIPCILTVVLSWVSFWIKRDSTPARTSLGITTVLTMTTLSTISRKHLPRVSYITAMDLFVSVCFIFVFAALIEYATLNYLVGNKKPAEHNNKKPRLPVMPTWCPPTPPSTSTVSYTGRQKWKTMRVKSWAPLVQKGRNVRGSFAALRTVKQGCGGRAASASTFPAWTPIPGFSFPLPSCSSILCTGLPISISSFLK
- the LOC143822709 gene encoding gamma-aminobutyric acid receptor subunit gamma-4 isoform X2, coding for MPTARPVWGSPSDALRTMSGKVLLMYLTICPALRIRAESTEEYDYDYLSTNKTWVLTPRAQETDATHILNSLLQNYDNKLRPDIGIKPTFIDVDIYVNSIGPVSVIHMEYTIDIFFAQTWYDRRLRFNSTLKALTLNTNMVSRIWIPDTFFRNSKRADSHWITTPNQLLRIWNDGKVLYTLRLTIEAECLLQLQNFPMDTHSCPLVFSSYGYPRDEIIYRWRRYSIEVSDQRTWRLYQFDFTGLRNTSEVLRTGAGEYMVMTVSFDLSRRMGYFAIQTYIPCILTVVLSWVSFWIKRDSTPARTSLGITTVLTMTTLSTISRKHLPRVSYITAMDLFVSVCFIFVFAALIEYATLNYLVGNKKPAEHNNKKPRLPASHAHMVPSYTTININSILHWPPEVEDDESEELGSPCTEGKECQRFFCCIEDCQTGMWREGRIRIHISRLDSYSRVFFPTAFLLFNIVYWIAYLYL